From a region of the Ammospiza nelsoni isolate bAmmNel1 chromosome 26, bAmmNel1.pri, whole genome shotgun sequence genome:
- the LOC132084183 gene encoding keratin, type I cytoskeletal 15-like, which translates to MSCSIKRTSSTSYRSGGGGGGACGGSGGRSSSVSCRRYASSVIGGGSYGGGLSMGSMGSMGSMGSMAGGFGGGFAGSCGPGGDLLFSGNEKVTMQNLNDRLASYLDKVRMLEEENAQLEHHIREWYRKQAPSVSKDYSSYYQTIEQLQSQIISATVDNNRMILDIDNSKMTADDFRMKYENELVIRQTVEADINGLRNILDGLTSTRSSLESELESLRDELTALKRNHEEEMRQLQSQTGGDVSVEVNAAPGQDLTKILNDLRGEYEQIIEKNRREVEQWYEVKIQEVNQQVTSSSQDIQTSSHQLSELRREMQNLEIELQAQLSTKSSLENSLAETESRYGRMLQQIQAQVCSVEEELGSIRCEMEGQSQEYKMLLGIKMRLEQEIQQYRSLLQEGQQDLVSCQGALQGGGSMSSHSYSSSSHCHGQSSDKAGQSRVC; encoded by the exons ATGAGCTGCAGCATCAAGAGAACGTCCAGCACCTCGTACCGGAGCGGAGGAGGAGGTGGCGGTGCCTGcgggggcagcggcggccgcAGCTCCTCCGTGTCCTGCCGGCGCTACGCCTCCTCCGTCATCGGCGGGGGCAGCTACGGCGGCGGCCTCAGCATGGGCAGCATGGGCAGCATGGGCAGCATGGGCAGCATGGCCGGGGGCTTTGGCGGGGGCTTTGCGGGCAGCTGCGGCCCCGGCGGGGACCTCCTGTTCAGCGGCAATGAGAAGGTCACCATGCAGAACCTCAACGACCGCCTGGCCTCTTACCTGGACAAGGTGCGGATGCTGGAGGAAGAGAACGCTCAGCTTGAGCACCACATCCGGGAGTGGTACAGGAAACAAGCTCCCAGCGTTTCCAAGGACTACAGCTCCTACTACCAGACCATCGAACAACTCCAGAGTCAG ATTATTTCGGCCACTGTGGACAACAACAGGATGATTCTGGACATTGACAACAGCAAGATGACTGCTGATGACTTCAGAATGAA GTATGAGAATGAGCTGGTCATCCGTCAGACCGTGGAGGCTGACATCAATGGCCTGAGGAACATCCTGGATGGTCTCACCAGCACTCGGTCCTCCCTGGAATCTGAGCTGGAGTCCCTGAGGGATGAGCTGACTGCTCTCAAGAGAAACCATGAGGAG GAAATGAGGCAGCTCCAGTCCCAAACTGGTGGCGATGTGAGCGTGGAGGTCAATGCTGCCCCTGGACAAGACTTGACAAAGATCCTGAATGACCTGAGAGGTGAATATGAGCAGATCATTGAGAAGAACCGCAGGGAGGTGGAGCAGTGGTATGAAGTCAAG ATCCAAGAAGTCAACCAGCAGGTCACTTCCAGCAGCCAGGACATCCAGAccagcagccaccagctgaGCGAGCTGAGGCGCGAGATGCAGAACCTGGAGATCgaactgcaggcacagctcagcacg AAAAGCTCTCTGGAAAACTCCCTGGCAGAAACCGAGTCTCGCTACGGCCGCATGCTCCAACAAATCCAGGCGCAGGTCTGCTCggtggaggaggagctgggcagcatCCGCTGTGAGATGGaggggcagagccaggagtACAAGATGCTCCTGGGCATCAAGATGCGCCTGGAGCAGGAGATCCAGCAGTACCGGtcgctgctgcaggaggggcagcaggatcTTGT ATCATGTCAAGGAGCTCTGCAAGGAGGAGGCAGTATGTCCTCTCACTCTTACTCTTCTAGTTCTCACTGTCATGGTCAATCTAGTGATAAGGCAG GGCAGTCAAGAGTGTGTTAA